A stretch of DNA from Streptomyces gobiensis:
GGCGATGACGGAGCTGCACGACCTCAGCGCGTTGGAGCAAGCCCAGGCGATCCAGGCCGGGACGCTGTCACCAGTGGAACTGACCGAGCACTATCTGGACCGTATGAACCGGCTGGACGGCTCCCTGGGCGCCTTCCTCACGCCGACCCCGGAAGGCGCCCGCAAGCAGGCGGCGGCCGCGGAGAGTGAGGCAGCCGCAGCCCGCCGCGAGGGGCGTGCGCTGCCACCCCTGCACGGTGTGCCGGTCCCGGTGAAGGACCTCAATCTGGTGGCCGGGGTGCGCTGCACCTTCGGCTCCCGGGTCTACGCCGAGTATGTGCCGGAAGTGGACGACCACTTCGTCGCCCGGCTGCGGGCGGGCGGCACCATCATGACCGGCAAGACCAACACCCCCGAGTTCGGACTGCCGTGTTACACCGAGAACGAGGTCGGCCCGCCCGCGCGTACGCCCTGGGACCCGACGCGGTCCGCGGGTGGATCGAGCGGGGGCGCGGCGGCCGCGGTGGCGGCGGGGCTGGCCCCCGTCGCACAGGGCAGCGACGGCGGCGGGTCGATACGGATACCCGCCTCGGTGTGCGGGCTGTACGGCATCAAACCGAGCCGCGGCCGGGTCAGCGCGGGCCCGGTACTGCACGACATCAGCGGTCTTTCCACCTCCGGGCCGATCGCCCGCACCGTGGCGGACGCCGCCACCCTGCTGGATGTCATGGCGGGGGCCATGCCCGGCGATCCCTTCGGCGCTCCCCCGCTGCCGGCCGGCGAGAGCTTCCGGTCCTGTGCCGACCGGCCGCCGGAGCGGCTGCGTGTGGCCGTGATAACCGAACCGCCGCTGCCGGAGGCGGAGCTGCACCCGCAGTGCCGGGCGGCGGTGGACGGTGCGGCGCAGTTGCTGCGGGAACTGGGCCATGAGGTCGACGAGGTGACGCTGCCGCCCGACGAGACCCTGCCGATGGCCTTCAGCCAGGTGTGGACGGTCATGGCGAACGCCCATCCGGTGGCCGAGCGGGACGAGCCGTTGCTGATGCCGCTCACCCGGTATCTGCGGGCGGAGGGACAGCGGGTCTCGGGGCCGCAGTTCCAGCAGGCCCTCTACGCCTTCCGGGCACTGGGGCAGCTGGTCGCGGACGCACTGCTGAGCCGGGGCACACACTTTGACGTACTGCTGTCCCCCACCCTGGCCCAGCCGCCCGCCCCGGTGGGCGCGTTGCGCGATGACGACGACCCGGCGGCCGAGTTCCGCGCACTCGGCCGCTTTACGCCCTTTACTCCGCTCTTCAACGCCACCGGTCAGCCAGCGGTGAACGTACCGCTGCACTGGACGGAGGAAGGGCTGCCCATCGGCGTGATGCTGGCCGGGCGGTACGGCGAGGACGCGCTGCTCATATCGCTGTCGGCGCAGTTGGAGGAGGCCCGCCCCTGGGCCCACCGCAAGCCGCCGGTGTGGTGAACCGCTGACCGTTGACAGACACCGGGCTCCCCAGCATGCTGAGCAAGCGCTTAGTCGCGCCCTTGATCACATCTGTTCGGGAGGGACGAACCATGGCGGAACCCCGGGTCTTCGCGTCGGTTGATGAGCTGCGGTCGGCGGTCGGTGCGGAGCTGGGCCCCAGCGACTGGCTGGAGATCGACCAGAAACGGGTCGATCTCTTCGCGGATGCCACGGGGGACCACCAGTGGATCCATGTGGATGCGGAGCGGGCCAAGGACGGCCCCTTCGGCACGACCATCGCCCACGGCTATCTCACGCTCTCACTGCTGCCCGCCCTGGTCCCCCAGGTGCTGCGGGTCGAAGGCGTACGGATGGGCGTCAACTACGGGACGAACAAGGTGCGTTTCCCCGCTCCCGTGCCGGTTGGCTCCCGGGTGCGTGCCCGCGCGCGTATCTCCGACCTCGCCGAGGTGACGGGCGGAGTGCAGCTCACCACCCAGGTGACGGTCGAGCGGGAGGGCGGCGACAAACCGGTCTGTGTCGCGGAGATCGTCAGCCGGTACTACCTCTAGCGCCCACCATACGCAGGGCGAGAGTGGCGTAGAACGCGCCGATCTCGTCCGGCGTACGGCGGCCATCGGGGCTGAACCAGCGGGCCACATCGATACAGAGGGAGAGCACGGCGAGAGCCGTGCCCCGGATATCGGCCACCTCGAACTCACCGGCCGCCGCCCCGTCCGCCAGGATGGCGCGCATGACGTCTTCGGTACGCCGCCGGATCGCCGCGATCTCGGTGTAGTGCTCCGGGCCGAGGGCACCCAGCTCGTACTGCACGACCCGTGCCGTGGTGTGCTGCTCGGCGTGCCAGCGCACAAAGGCACGTACCGCGGCGGCGAGCCGGTCGGCGGCGCTGCTCTGCCCCTCGGCCGCCTCGGCCAGGATCCGTATGGAGCGCTGATGACCGACCCGGCTGATCTGGTAAAGCAGTTCTTCCTTGGTCTTGTAGTGGATATAGAGCGCGGCCGGGCTCATTCCGGCCCGGCTCGCGATATCGCGGGTGGTGGTCGCGTGGAAGCCACGCTCGGCGAAGGCCTCCACGGCGGCCAGCAGCAGCCGCCGGGCGGCATCCGGCGGCCCGCCCTTGATCTCAGGGCCCGTCTCGACTGACTCCGCTGCCATCGCTCGCTCGCTCCGCTCCGTTCGGCCGGGCGAACACCATACATCGGTGACTGAGCACTCGCTTAGGTCAGAAGGCGGTGACCCCGGTGAGTGAGCGGCCGATGAGGAGCTTGTGGATCTGGCTGGTGCCCTCGTAGAGGGTCATCACCCGGGCGTCGCGCAGCAGCTTGCCCACCGGAAACTCATCGATGTAGCCATAGCCGCCGAAGACCTGGACGGCGTTGTTGGCGGCTCTTACGGCCGCCTCGCTGGCGTAGAGCTTGGCGACCGAGGATTCGGTGGCGAAGGGGAGGCCGCGCTCGATATGGTCGGCGACCCGCCAGGTGAGCAGCCGGGCGGCCGCCACATCGACGGCTATATCCGAGATCAGCTCCTGGACGAGCTGATGCCGGGCGATGGGCTTGCCGAACTGCTCCCGCTGACCCGCGTAGCCGAGCGCCGCGTCCAGGCAGGCCTGTGCGATGCCGACACAGCCCGCCGCGACCGACATCCGGCCCTTGGCCAGCGCCGACATGGCGACCGAGAAGCCCTTGCCCTCCGGTGCGATACGGGCTGAATCCGGCACCCGGACACCGTCCAGGACCAGTTCGGCGGTGGCCTGGCCACGCAGCCCGAGCTTGCCCCGGATCTCGCGGCGGCTGAGCCCGGGGGCGTCGGTGGGGACCAGGAAGGCGGTCACACCCTGGTGGCCTGGCTCTTCGCTGCTGCGGGCGAAGAGGAGGACGACATCGGCCCATGTGCCATTGGTGATAAACATCTTGGACCCGTCGATGACCCAGTCCCCAGCGGTACCGTTGGCGCGCCGGGCCCGGGTGGCGAGGTTCGCGGCATCCGAGCCGGTGCCGGGCTCGGTGAGACCGAAGCAGCCGAGGGAACGGCCCGAGCAGAGCCGCGGCAGCCAGCGCCGCTTCTGCTCTTCGCTCCCCCAGGCGGCGATGGACTTCGCGACCAGACCGAGCGATACGGACAGCACTCCGCGCACCGCGGAGTCCCCGCGCCCCAGCTCCTCGGTGACCAGGCAGTACGCGAGGTGGTCGCCACCGGAGCCGCCGTACTCCTCGGGGATGGTCAGACCGAGGAAGCCGAGGTCGCCGAGGTGCTTGACCACGGCACGGTCAATGGACTCGGCCCGGTCCCACTCCGCGGCGTGCGGAACGATCTCGCGGTCGACGAACTCCTTGGCCAGCTGCCGGGCAGCGGCTTGCTCCTCGGAGAGTTCCAGGTCCACGGCTGCACCTCTAAATTACCAGTGCTAGTTTTCTGCTGACCAGCTCTACTATGGAGCGCATGGCCCGCCCCCGCAAGCCCCTTCTGAACCGCGAACGGATCGTCGCGACAGCACTTGTCCTGGTGGACGAGGAGGGTTTGCAGGCCGTCTCCACCCGGCGGCTCGCCGCCGAGCTCGGGGTGAGCGGGCCCTCGCTGTACAACCACTTCCGTACCAAGGACGAGATCCTGGACGCGGTCGCGGACCGCATCTGCGCGGATGTCGATCTGTCGATGTTCGAGGACGGCACGGGCTGGCGGGAAGCGCTGCTGGGCTGGGCCCGCTCCTACCGTGCGGCGCTGACCGCGCACCCGAACATCGTGCCGTATCTGGCCCAGGGGCCTGGGCGGCGCCCCAGCCAGCTGCGGATGGCTGACGCGGTCTTCGGGGCGATGACGGCGGCCGGGTGGCCGCGCGCCCAGGCCACCCATATCGGTGCGCTGATGCGCTACTTCGTCGCCGGGTCGGCGCTCGGTTCCTTCGCTCGCGGCTTTATCGATGACGCCGCTGTCTACGCGCACGACTATCCGCACCTTGGTCAGGCGCATTTGCTCGCCGAGCACCAGCAGGACGTGGACGAGGGCGCGTTCGAAACGGGCCTGCACGCCCTCCTCGACGGCCTGGCCCTGCGCCACCCCGCCACCCCGGGGCGGGGTTGAGCTCCCCTGACCCGGCGGGGTGCCCTGCTGCGGGGTGGGCCGGGGCGTCGTGCCTAGAACGTCACCAGGGCGCGGCCGCCCTTGCCCGCGAGCATGGACGTGAAAGCCTCGGGAATCCCTTCCAGCGCGATCCGGTCGGTCACCAGCGCCGCAAGGTCAAGGCACCCGGCCCGGACGTGGCCGGCCAGCACCGGCAGGTCCCGCGCCGGGTCGCAGTTGCCGTAGACGCAGCCGGACAGCGTACGGGCGAAATGGAAGATCTCCAGGGCGGAGAAGCTCACCTGCTGCTCCTTGCCGCCAATGCCGACGACCGTGGTGCGGCCACCGCGCCGGGTTGAGTTCCAGGCGGTGCGGATGGTCTCCGCCCGGCCCACGCACTCCACGGCCACATCAGCGCCGTGGCCACCGGTGAGCTTGCGGATCTCCTTGGCGGTCGTCTCGGCGGCGAGCAGGAACTCGGTGGCTCCGGCCGCCCGGGCCATCTCCTCCTTCTCCGGTGAGACATCGACAGCGATGAGCTGTCCGGCACCGGCGATACGGGCCGACTGGAGCACCGCGAGGCCAACCCCGCCCACGCCGAAGACGGCGACGGACTCGCCCGTACGGACCCGGGCGCAGTGGTGGACGGCGCCGTAGCCGGTCAGAACCGCGCAGCCGAGCAGCGCGGCATCGGCGACCGGGACGCCGTCGGGCAAGGGCAGCACCGCACGCTCGGGGACGACGGTCTCCTCGGCGAAGGCGGCGGCGCTCAGCCCCGGGTAGAGCTCCTGGCCACCCGTGGTGCGGGCGTACGGCACCGTGGTCGCCGCATTGGCGTGCTGGCAGAGCCAGGGCTCGCTCAGCGCCGCGCAGAAGTGGCACTGCCCACAGGAGGGCGCCCAGTTGAGGATGACGGCGGCCCCCGGCACCACCGAGGTGACCCCCTCGCCCACAGCGGCGACGGTACCCGCCCCCTCATGGCCGAGGACGGCGGGGACAGGCTGGCGCAGGGTGCCGTTCGACAGGGACAGATCGGAGTGGCAGACCCCGGCGGCGGCGAGCCGGACCCGTACCTGGCCCGGTCCGGGCTCGGGCAGGTCTATCTCGGCGATCTCCAGCGGGGCGTTGACGGCGGTCAGGACGGCGGCGCGGACCACGACGGGCTCCTCTACAGCTGCAGGGACTTGGTCTGGAGGTACTCGGCGAGGCCATGGCGGCCCAGCTCCCGGCCAACGCCGGAGCGCTTGTAACCGCCGAAGGGAGCCAGCGGGTTGAAACGGCCGCCGTTGATATCGACCTGGCCGGTCTGCAGCCGCCGGGCGAAGGCGATGGCCTCCTCCTCGTCCTCGGACCAGACGGCGCCCGCGAGACCGTAGACCGTGCCATTGGCGATACGGAGGGCGTCCTCGGTGTCCT
This window harbors:
- a CDS encoding amidase yields the protein MTELHDLSALEQAQAIQAGTLSPVELTEHYLDRMNRLDGSLGAFLTPTPEGARKQAAAAESEAAAARREGRALPPLHGVPVPVKDLNLVAGVRCTFGSRVYAEYVPEVDDHFVARLRAGGTIMTGKTNTPEFGLPCYTENEVGPPARTPWDPTRSAGGSSGGAAAAVAAGLAPVAQGSDGGGSIRIPASVCGLYGIKPSRGRVSAGPVLHDISGLSTSGPIARTVADAATLLDVMAGAMPGDPFGAPPLPAGESFRSCADRPPERLRVAVITEPPLPEAELHPQCRAAVDGAAQLLRELGHEVDEVTLPPDETLPMAFSQVWTVMANAHPVAERDEPLLMPLTRYLRAEGQRVSGPQFQQALYAFRALGQLVADALLSRGTHFDVLLSPTLAQPPAPVGALRDDDDPAAEFRALGRFTPFTPLFNATGQPAVNVPLHWTEEGLPIGVMLAGRYGEDALLISLSAQLEEARPWAHRKPPVW
- a CDS encoding MaoC family dehydratase, with the protein product MAEPRVFASVDELRSAVGAELGPSDWLEIDQKRVDLFADATGDHQWIHVDAERAKDGPFGTTIAHGYLTLSLLPALVPQVLRVEGVRMGVNYGTNKVRFPAPVPVGSRVRARARISDLAEVTGGVQLTTQVTVEREGGDKPVCVAEIVSRYYL
- a CDS encoding TetR/AcrR family transcriptional regulator, translated to MAAESVETGPEIKGGPPDAARRLLLAAVEAFAERGFHATTTRDIASRAGMSPAALYIHYKTKEELLYQISRVGHQRSIRILAEAAEGQSSAADRLAAAVRAFVRWHAEQHTTARVVQYELGALGPEHYTEIAAIRRRTEDVMRAILADGAAAGEFEVADIRGTALAVLSLCIDVARWFSPDGRRTPDEIGAFYATLALRMVGARGSTG
- a CDS encoding acyl-CoA dehydrogenase family protein, producing MDLELSEEQAAARQLAKEFVDREIVPHAAEWDRAESIDRAVVKHLGDLGFLGLTIPEEYGGSGGDHLAYCLVTEELGRGDSAVRGVLSVSLGLVAKSIAAWGSEEQKRRWLPRLCSGRSLGCFGLTEPGTGSDAANLATRARRANGTAGDWVIDGSKMFITNGTWADVVLLFARSSEEPGHQGVTAFLVPTDAPGLSRREIRGKLGLRGQATAELVLDGVRVPDSARIAPEGKGFSVAMSALAKGRMSVAAGCVGIAQACLDAALGYAGQREQFGKPIARHQLVQELISDIAVDVAAARLLTWRVADHIERGLPFATESSVAKLYASEAAVRAANNAVQVFGGYGYIDEFPVGKLLRDARVMTLYEGTSQIHKLLIGRSLTGVTAF
- a CDS encoding TetR/AcrR family transcriptional regulator, translating into MARPRKPLLNRERIVATALVLVDEEGLQAVSTRRLAAELGVSGPSLYNHFRTKDEILDAVADRICADVDLSMFEDGTGWREALLGWARSYRAALTAHPNIVPYLAQGPGRRPSQLRMADAVFGAMTAAGWPRAQATHIGALMRYFVAGSALGSFARGFIDDAAVYAHDYPHLGQAHLLAEHQQDVDEGAFETGLHALLDGLALRHPATPGRG
- a CDS encoding zinc-binding dehydrogenase, which codes for MVRAAVLTAVNAPLEIAEIDLPEPGPGQVRVRLAAAGVCHSDLSLSNGTLRQPVPAVLGHEGAGTVAAVGEGVTSVVPGAAVILNWAPSCGQCHFCAALSEPWLCQHANAATTVPYARTTGGQELYPGLSAAAFAEETVVPERAVLPLPDGVPVADAALLGCAVLTGYGAVHHCARVRTGESVAVFGVGGVGLAVLQSARIAGAGQLIAVDVSPEKEEMARAAGATEFLLAAETTAKEIRKLTGGHGADVAVECVGRAETIRTAWNSTRRGGRTTVVGIGGKEQQVSFSALEIFHFARTLSGCVYGNCDPARDLPVLAGHVRAGCLDLAALVTDRIALEGIPEAFTSMLAGKGGRALVTF